In Elaeis guineensis isolate ETL-2024a chromosome 1, EG11, whole genome shotgun sequence, a genomic segment contains:
- the LOC105038687 gene encoding LOW QUALITY PROTEIN: protein LAZ1 homolog 1 (The sequence of the model RefSeq protein was modified relative to this genomic sequence to represent the inferred CDS: inserted 3 bases in 2 codons; deleted 1 base in 1 codon; substituted 2 bases at 2 genomic stop codons) has product MIWKRVLCFSLPLAWAGSSSQPGNMPTLYLWGKANLFPSWLILNAAAFVVIALVLSLYLIFQHLASYNQPEEQKFFIGLVLMVLVYAVESFLSLLNSEVAFICEIMRECYEAFAMYCFGRYLIACLGGEVRTIEHMETQSQISSSSPLLELEYFDGPVRHPFPLNSFLKHWYLGSDFYDVVKTGIVPYIILKTICALLAILLEFFGXYGGGKFEWRCGYPYLAVVLNFSQTWALYCLIQFYSVTKEKLEAIKPLAKFLVFKSIIFLTWWQGVALNFLFSNGVFKGHLLGYNMHXGDLSARILNHGILAXQMGVAAVVHLYVFPAKPYQHGERCINNVSVMADYASLGAPPDPEEVRESRRLTRMQNAHPDDKEKRFSFPHSVCDVVFGSSEIMVDDVKFTVSHVVKPVERGLAKMNETFHQISENVKQYEEGRIKGRDDSYIITMHSCTNELSDLHDXVISDSGLESKRHQVRAKFAASQTGKSVASLYCGSFKFGRSRWS; this is encoded by the exons ATGATATGGAAGAGAGTTCTCTGTTTTTCATTGCCCCTTGCTTGGGCCGGGTCTTCAAGCCAGCCAGGGAATATGCCGACTCTCTACTTGTGGGGAAAGGCAAACTTGTTTCCAAGCTGGCTAATCTTGAATGCAGCGGCATTTGTGGTCATTGCACTTGTGCTGTCCTTATACCTTATTTTTCAGCACCTTGCTTCTTATAATCAGCCTGAG GAGCAGAAATTTTTTATTGGCCTCGTTCTGATGGTTCTTGTATATGCAGTTGAGTCG TTCTTATCATTGTTGAATTCAGAGGTAGCATTCATCTGCGAAATAATGCGGGAATGTTATGAGGCATTTGCTATGTATTGCTTTGGGAGATATTTGATAGCATGTTTAG GTGGTGAAGTAAGAACAATTGAACACATGGAGACTCAATCTCAGATCAGTTCTAGCTCACCTCTTTTGGAACTGGAATATTTTGATGGACCTGTAAGGCATCCATTTCCACTGAATTCCTTTTTGAAGCACTGGTATCTTGGTTCTGACTTCTATGATGTTGTAAAGACTGGAATTGTTCCATAT ATCATACTGAAGACAATTTGTGCTTTATTAGCaattcttttagaattttttg cATATGGAGGAGGGAAGTTTGAATGGAGATGTGG GTATCCATATCTAGCAGTTGTTCTAAATTTTAGTCAGACATGGGCCTTGTACTGCCTTATACAGTTCTACTCTGTGACTAAGGAGAAGTTGGAGGCTATTAAACCCCTGGCTAAGTTCCTTGTGTTTAAATCCATTATATTCTTAACTTGGTGGCAAGGTGTTGCTCTTAACTTTCTTTTCTCAAATGGTGTCTTTAAAGGCCATTTACTTGGATATAATATGCATtgag GTGATTTATCTGCTAGGATCCTTAATCATGGAATTCTTGCATGACAGATGGGGGTTGCTGCAGTGGTGCACTTATATGTATTTCCAGCTAAACCTTATCAACATGGAGAAAGATGTATCAATAATGTTTCCGTGATGGCTGATTATGCATCTCTAGGAGCTCCTCCAGATCCTGAAGAGGTTAGAGAAAGTAGAAGGCTAACAAGGATGCAAAATGCTCATCCTGATGACAAAGAAAAGCGGTTCAGTTTTCCACACAGTGTTTGTGATGTGGTTTTTGGAAGCAGTGAAATT ATGGTTGATGATGTGAAATTTACTGTTTCACATGTGGTGAAACCAGTGGAGCGAGGTCTTGCAAAGATGAATGAAACATTCCATCAGATATCAGAAAATGTGAAGCAGTATGAAGAGGGAAGAATAAAAGGCAGGGATGATAGCTATATTATTACTATGCATTCATGTACAAATGAACTTTCTGATCTGCATGA TGTCATCAGCGATAGCGGATTGGAAAGTAAAAGACACCAAGTGAGGGCAAAATTTGCAGCTTCACAGACCGGAAAATCAGTTGCTTCT CTGTATTGTGGGTCATTCAAGTTCGGTAGGAGCAGATGGTCTTAA
- the LOC105038505 gene encoding alcohol dehydrogenase 1 produces MASTVGQVIKCRAAVAWEAGKPLVIEEVEVAPPQAMEVRMKILYTSLCHTDVYFWEAKGQTPVFPRIFGHEAGGIVESVGEGVTELAPGDHVLPIFTGECKECPHCKSEESNMCDLLRINTDRGVMIHDGKSRFSIKGKPVYHFLGTSTFCEYTVVHVGCVAKINPLAPLDKVCVISCGVSTGYGAAVNVAKPPKGSSVAVFGLGAVGLAAAEGARASGASRIIGVDVNPSRFEAAKKFGCTEFVNPLEHEKPVQEVIAGMTNGGVDRSVECTGNVNAMISAFECVHDGWGVAVLVGVPHKEAEFKTHPLNFLNERTLKGTFYGNYKPRSDIPSVVEKYMNKELELEKFITHSLPFSEINKAFDYMLKGESLRCIIHMDG; encoded by the exons ATGGCAAGCACTGTTGGTCAGGTCATCAAATGCAGAG CGGCGGTGGCATGGGAGGCCGGGAAGCCGCTGGTGATCGAGGAGGTGGAGGTTGCGCCGCCGCAGGCGATGGAGGTCCGGATGAAGATCCTTTATACTTCCCTTTGCCACACTGATGTCTACTTCTGGGAAGCCAAG GGTCAGACTCCTGTCTTTCCTAGGATCTTTGGCCATGAAGCTGGAGG GATTGTGGAGAGTGTTGGGGAGGGTGTGACTGAGCTTGCACCAGGAGACCATGTCCTCCCTATATTCACTGGAGAATGCAAAGAGTGTCCTCATTGTAAATCGGAGGAGAGCAACATGTGTGATCTCCTCAGGATAAACACAGACCGTGGAGTGATGATCCATGATGGGAAATCGAGGTTCAGTATCAAAGGAAAGCCTGTTTACCATTTCTTAGGAACATCAACTTTCTGCGAGTACACTGTTGTCCATGTTGGCTGCGTTGCCAAGATTAACCCCTTGGCTCCCCTTGATAAAGTTTGTGTTATTAGCTGTGGCGTTTCAACAG GGTACGGTGCGGCAGTTAACGTCGCAAAACCACCAAAGGGATCGTCAGTGGCTGTTTTTGGTTTGGGAGCTGTAGgtcttgct GCTGCAGAAGGGGCTAGAGCTTCAGGAGCATCAAGGATCATTGGTGTTGATGTCAACCCCAGCAGGTTTGAGGCAG CAAAGAAGTTCGGTTGCACGGAGTTTGTGAATCCACTGGAGCATGAAAAACCAGTCCAAGAG GTGATTGCTGGAATGACTAATGGTGGTGTTGATCGAAGCGTTGAATGCACTGGCAACGTAAATGCCATGATATCTGCATTCGAATGTGTTCATGAT GGTTGGGGTGTTGCTGTACTTGTTGGGGTGCCTCACAAAGAAGCTGAGTTCAAAACACACCCTCTGAACTTCCTCAATGAGAGGACTCTTAAGGGAACCTTCTATGGCAACTATAAACCGCGCTCTGACATTCCTTCAGTTGTTGAGAAGTATATGAACAAG GAGCTAGAATTGGAGAAGTTCATCACCCACAGTTTACCTTTCTCCGAGATCAACAAGGCCTTCGATTACATGCTCAAGGGGGAAAGCCTTCGGTGCATCATTCACATGGATGGTTAG
- the LOC105038506 gene encoding uncharacterized protein, whose amino-acid sequence MDLVSGGSVLQRRLLSPLITPLDFPKPSVYPRRALPFPKCPYPSPYSANISLTSHAKKRDTYAQPVPKQTAIGDEEEEEERVEEEFMGDFEDDIMMDDTEDFEDDFEVEDADLNVGDGAGGGGISLAGTWWDKKALLIAEEVSMLFDGDLKIYAFKTSANSTIHLRIEKLSSKYGSPSMIDIEAFSTAYRSRLDEAELAGKIPNNISLEVSSPGVERAVCIPEEFGRFKDLPMYVKYSSINAETTLPQEHDGVFKLISFDLDLCQCTWGLADVRINRQQAGKGRPLSRKQREWRLQMPFESLRLVRLYSDC is encoded by the exons ATGGATTTGGTTTCAGGAGGAAGCGTGCTTCAGAGGAGGCTGCTCTCTCCTTTGATCACTCCCTTGGACTTTCCCAAACCCAGTGTTTACCCGCGTCGTGCGCTTCCCTTCCCGAAATGCCCCTATCCCTCACCATATTCTGCAAATATTTCCCTTACTAGCCACGCCAAGAAGAGGGACACCTATGCGCAACCAGTTCCTAAGCAAACTGCGATcggagatgaagaagaagaagaagaaagagtggAAGAAGAATTTATGGGAGATTTTGAGGATG ATATCATGATGGACGACACTGAGGACTTTGAAGATGATTTTGAGGTGGAGGATGCAGATCTCAAT GTAGGAGATGGAGCTGGAGGAGGTGGTATCTCTCTTGCTGGTACATGGTGGGACAAAAAGGCATTGCTTATTGCAGAAGAGGTCTCAATGTTATTTGATGGTGACTTGAAAATATATGCTTTTAAAACATCTGCAAATTCAACCATCCATTTGCGTATCGAAAAGCTTTCCAGTAA atatggttctccaagtatgatTGACATCGAGGCCTTTTCTACTGCTTATCGATCACGCTTGGATGAAGCTGAGCTTGCTGGAAAAATACCAAACAACATATCCCTGGAG GTGTCTTCTCCTGGCGTAGAGAGGGCTGTCTGTATCCCAGAAGAGTTTGGACGATTCAAAGACTTGCCGATGTATGTGAAGTATTCCAGCATTAATGCCGAGACAACCTTACCTCAAGAACATGATGGTGTCTTTAAACTCATATCCTTTGACTTGGACTTATGCCAGTGTACTTGGGGTTTAGCTGATGTGAGGATAAATAGACAACAGGCAGGAAAGGGAAGGCCGTTAAGCAGAAAACAAAGAGAATGGCGGCTGCAGATGCCATTTGAGTCCTTGCGCCTGGTTCGATTGTATTCAGATTGTTGA